AAACAAAGATTTATGTAGGTGAACCCTTAGGATTAAGGGTAATTTGGTGCTGAAAATAGAACAACTACTTGATAATAAGCTTTCTGGTAGCGACTTTGTTAAGTTCAAATACCCTAAGGATGTAAACTCCTTTGTCCAAAGTGGAAAGGTTTAATTCTTTTCCTAAAATAGTAGTTTGCAGTACTTGTGTGCCCAAAACATCAAAAATCAAAATCTGTTTTGGTGCATTTTGTGCGGTCTCTATGAACACTTTACCCTGTGGAACGGGGTTTGGGTATAGCTTAAAGCCGTCAATATCCGCACTGCTCTTTGCGTTTTGGGAAAAACAAAGCGTGCAAACAAAGA
The nucleotide sequence above comes from Flagellimonas sp. HMM57. Encoded proteins:
- a CDS encoding T9SS type A sorting domain-containing protein, with translation MKQLYLVFFFFVCTLCFSQNAKSSADIDGFKLYPNPVPQGKVFIETAQNAPKQILIFDVLGTQVLQTTILGKELNLSTLDKGVYILRVFELNKVATRKLIIK